In a genomic window of Maricaulis maris MCS10:
- the folE gene encoding GTP cyclohydrolase I FolE, protein MDAVTPDAARIAAAINTKPSREEAEAAVRTLISWAGDDPTREGLLDTPKRVVKAYEEWFSGYDADPLKALGKTFEDVQGYDDMVMLTNIDVESHCEHHLAPIMGVAHVAYLPSKAVVGISKIARVVEIFSKRMQTQETMTAQIADALTEAMEPRGVAVLVDAKHQCMTTRGVHHPNVSTITTTFTGEFRNDRDLKDRFMRLLERA, encoded by the coding sequence ATGGACGCCGTGACCCCTGACGCTGCCCGTATCGCAGCCGCTATCAATACCAAGCCGAGCCGCGAAGAGGCTGAAGCCGCTGTGCGGACCCTGATCTCATGGGCCGGCGATGATCCGACCCGCGAAGGCCTGCTCGACACGCCCAAGCGCGTGGTCAAGGCCTATGAGGAATGGTTCTCCGGCTATGACGCCGACCCGCTCAAGGCGCTCGGCAAGACCTTCGAGGACGTGCAGGGCTATGACGACATGGTCATGCTGACCAATATCGATGTCGAGAGCCATTGCGAACACCACCTCGCCCCGATCATGGGCGTGGCCCATGTCGCCTACCTGCCGTCGAAAGCCGTGGTCGGCATCTCCAAGATTGCCCGCGTGGTGGAGATTTTCTCCAAGCGCATGCAGACGCAGGAGACCATGACCGCCCAGATCGCCGACGCGCTGACCGAGGCGATGGAACCGCGCGGCGTCGCCGTGCTGGTCGACGCCAAGCACCAGTGCATGACCACGCGCGGTGTGCACCACCCGAATGTCTCGACCATCACCACCACCTTCACCGGCGAATTCCGCAATGACCGCGATCTGAAAGATCGCTTCATGCGCCTTCTCGAACGCGCCTGA
- the ubiU gene encoding ubiquinone anaerobic biosynthesis protein UbiU, which produces MQPPPFELVAPAGTPATLKAAIRAGADTVYCGLRDETNARNFPGLNFSEAELRDAVEFAHAFGARVIVAINTFAAAGHTGPWKNAVRCAREAGADAIVAADIGVLDHAAERYPDLRLHLSVQAAAGTAEAVEFYARRFGVKRVVLPRILSIPEIGNLAAEVNVEIEAFAFGGLCVMTEGRCHLSSFVTGRSPNLSGVCSPAEAVSYTRDAEYKSARLSGLTIQRENHNKPIGYPTLCKGKFSAGGQTAHLFEDPVSLNTLDVLPELADAGVTALKIEGRQRGKAYVERVTREFRNAIDRLMAGDSNRVSQAAALDHMTEGHRSTTGAYRKTWR; this is translated from the coding sequence ATGCAGCCTCCCCCATTCGAACTGGTGGCACCGGCCGGCACACCGGCAACACTCAAGGCGGCAATCCGCGCGGGTGCGGACACCGTTTACTGCGGCCTGCGTGACGAAACCAATGCCCGCAACTTCCCTGGTCTCAACTTCTCCGAAGCCGAGCTGAGGGACGCCGTCGAATTTGCCCATGCGTTCGGCGCCCGCGTCATTGTCGCCATCAATACATTCGCAGCCGCAGGGCATACAGGGCCGTGGAAAAATGCTGTTCGCTGCGCCCGGGAGGCGGGCGCGGACGCAATCGTCGCCGCCGATATCGGTGTGCTTGACCATGCGGCAGAGCGCTATCCCGATCTGCGCCTCCACCTGTCCGTTCAGGCCGCTGCCGGGACTGCCGAGGCGGTCGAGTTCTACGCCCGCCGCTTTGGCGTCAAACGCGTGGTTTTGCCGCGCATTCTCAGCATTCCCGAAATCGGCAACCTCGCCGCTGAGGTGAATGTCGAGATTGAAGCCTTTGCGTTCGGCGGCCTGTGCGTGATGACCGAAGGGCGCTGCCACCTGTCGTCTTTCGTCACCGGGCGGTCACCCAACCTGTCGGGCGTCTGCTCGCCAGCAGAGGCTGTCAGTTACACCCGCGATGCCGAGTACAAGTCAGCGCGACTGTCGGGCCTCACCATTCAACGCGAAAACCACAACAAACCAATCGGCTACCCGACCTTGTGCAAAGGCAAGTTCAGTGCAGGCGGCCAGACAGCGCACCTGTTCGAGGACCCGGTCAGTCTGAATACGCTCGACGTCCTTCCCGAGCTCGCCGATGCGGGGGTCACAGCCTTGAAAATCGAAGGGCGCCAACGCGGAAAGGCCTATGTCGAACGGGTCACCCGGGAGTTTCGCAACGCCATTGATCGGCTGATGGCAGGAGACAGCAATCGCGTGTCGCAAGCCGCGGCCTTGGACCACATGACGGAGGGGCACCGGTCGACAACCGGCGCATACAGGAAGACGTGGCGATGA
- the thrS gene encoding threonine--tRNA ligase, whose protein sequence is MINVTLPDGSKRELPDGASPLDLAADISKSLAKAAIIATVDGQDWDLKRPLDGDAQVAIITRKDDKALEVIRHDTAHILAQAVQDLFPGTQVTIGPAIEDGFYYDFARSEPFTPEDFEAIEKRMGEIVDADLPFEREVWDRNDAIAKFEEMGEAYKAELIRDLPEDETITIYRQGEWFDLCLGPHLPSTGKIGKAFKLMKVAGAYWRGDHRNAMLQRIYGTAWADDKQLKAHLHRIEEAEKRDHRKLGKQMELFHFQEEAQGQVFWHPNGWRLYRTVTSYMRRRLEAAGYVEIRTPQLMDRKFWEASGHWDKYRENMFISSIDQEEKVLAVKPMNCPCHVQVFNQGQKSYRDLPLRMAEFGSCHRYEPSGSLHGLMRVRGFVQDDAHIFCTSDQITAEVSDFCELLKSVYADFGFEEPRIKFSDRPEQRVGSDEVWDQAEASLKAAAEASGLDYEYNPGDGAFYGPKLDFVVKDAIGREWQTGTIQCDFNLPERLDASFIGDDSEKHRPVMLHRAILGSLERFLGVLIESYAGKLPFWLAPRQVVIATITSDADGYAEEVKAAMVKAGLHAETDLRNEKINYKVREHSVGKVPVIAVVGRKEAEDGTLALRFLGEGGKTQEILSLADAIARLSEDAKAPDLKRV, encoded by the coding sequence ATGATCAATGTGACGCTTCCCGACGGATCCAAACGCGAATTGCCCGATGGCGCTTCCCCGCTGGACCTCGCGGCGGATATCTCCAAATCCCTCGCCAAGGCCGCCATCATCGCGACGGTGGATGGTCAGGACTGGGACCTGAAGCGTCCGCTCGATGGTGATGCCCAGGTGGCCATCATCACGCGCAAGGATGACAAGGCCCTCGAGGTGATCCGCCACGACACGGCCCACATTCTCGCCCAGGCGGTACAGGACCTCTTCCCCGGCACGCAGGTCACGATCGGCCCGGCCATCGAGGATGGCTTCTATTACGACTTCGCCCGCAGCGAACCTTTTACGCCGGAAGATTTCGAGGCGATCGAAAAGCGCATGGGCGAGATTGTCGATGCCGACCTGCCCTTCGAGCGCGAAGTCTGGGACCGCAATGACGCCATCGCCAAGTTCGAAGAGATGGGTGAGGCCTACAAGGCCGAGCTGATCCGCGATCTGCCGGAAGACGAGACGATCACCATCTATCGTCAGGGCGAGTGGTTTGATCTCTGCCTCGGGCCGCATTTGCCCTCGACGGGCAAGATCGGCAAGGCGTTTAAGCTGATGAAGGTAGCCGGCGCTTATTGGCGCGGCGATCACCGCAACGCCATGCTGCAGCGGATCTACGGCACGGCCTGGGCCGATGACAAACAGCTCAAGGCGCATCTGCATCGTATCGAAGAGGCCGAGAAGCGCGACCACCGCAAACTCGGCAAGCAGATGGAACTCTTCCATTTCCAGGAAGAAGCCCAGGGCCAGGTGTTCTGGCATCCCAATGGCTGGCGGCTCTATCGCACGGTGACCAGCTATATGCGTCGCCGCCTCGAGGCTGCCGGCTATGTCGAGATCCGGACGCCGCAATTGATGGATCGCAAGTTCTGGGAAGCTTCGGGCCACTGGGACAAGTATCGCGAGAACATGTTCATCTCCTCGATCGACCAGGAAGAAAAAGTCCTGGCCGTGAAGCCAATGAACTGCCCCTGTCACGTCCAGGTCTTCAATCAGGGCCAGAAATCCTATCGCGACCTGCCCTTGCGCATGGCCGAATTCGGCTCGTGTCACCGTTATGAGCCGTCCGGCTCGCTGCACGGTCTGATGCGGGTGCGCGGCTTTGTGCAGGACGACGCGCACATTTTCTGTACCAGCGACCAGATCACGGCGGAAGTCAGCGACTTCTGTGAGCTTCTGAAATCCGTTTATGCCGATTTCGGTTTCGAGGAGCCCCGCATCAAGTTCTCTGATCGCCCCGAACAGCGGGTTGGTTCGGACGAGGTCTGGGACCAGGCGGAAGCCTCGCTCAAGGCCGCGGCCGAAGCCTCAGGTCTCGACTATGAATACAATCCGGGTGATGGCGCCTTCTACGGACCCAAGCTCGACTTTGTGGTCAAGGATGCGATCGGCCGCGAATGGCAGACGGGTACGATCCAGTGCGACTTCAACCTGCCGGAGCGCCTCGACGCCAGCTTTATTGGCGATGACAGCGAGAAGCACCGCCCGGTCATGCTGCACCGGGCCATTCTCGGCTCGCTGGAGCGTTTCCTCGGCGTGTTGATCGAAAGCTATGCCGGCAAGCTGCCCTTCTGGCTGGCACCGCGTCAGGTCGTGATCGCCACGATCACGTCGGATGCCGATGGCTATGCCGAAGAGGTCAAGGCCGCGATGGTGAAGGCCGGGCTCCATGCCGAGACCGATCTGCGCAACGAAAAGATCAACTATAAGGTTCGCGAGCATTCGGTCGGCAAGGTGCCGGTGATCGCTGTTGTCGGTCGCAAGGAAGCCGAGGACGGCACGCTGGCCCTGCGCTTCCTTGGCGAAGGCGGCAAGACACAGGAAATCCTGTCGCTCGCCGACGCCATTGCCCGCTTGAGCGAGGACGCCAAGGCGCCCGACCTCAAGCGCGTCTAG
- the ubiT gene encoding ubiquinone anaerobic biosynthesis accessory factor UbiT yields MPARRNVHARPRLPSLQDVHSSLVQSACGVMLLPLSLGLSAALRRVLHQRPDVFDRMDLSQHRTVCIVPTDMPVSFQISLGGLDPRVRAIACRDTRPSDARIEAPIRTLINVFEGREDGDAVFFSNDLWIEGDTSLIVGLRNALEEAELTLADLLPLGLPILSARQAGPDDPSRQGAR; encoded by the coding sequence ATGCCAGCCCGACGAAACGTCCACGCCCGCCCTCGTCTGCCCAGCCTGCAGGACGTGCACTCGAGCCTCGTTCAGAGCGCATGCGGCGTCATGCTGTTGCCGCTGTCACTGGGACTGTCGGCCGCCTTGCGTCGGGTCCTCCACCAGCGGCCCGATGTCTTTGACCGGATGGACCTGTCGCAGCACCGGACCGTCTGCATCGTGCCAACGGACATGCCTGTCAGCTTCCAGATCTCGCTGGGAGGACTCGATCCGCGTGTCCGGGCCATCGCCTGCCGCGACACCCGGCCTAGCGATGCGAGGATTGAGGCGCCGATCCGGACCTTGATCAATGTCTTCGAAGGTCGCGAAGACGGCGATGCGGTCTTTTTCTCGAACGACCTGTGGATCGAAGGCGACACCAGCCTGATTGTCGGCTTGCGCAATGCCCTGGAAGAGGCAGAGCTGACACTCGCCGATCTTCTCCCCCTGGGCCTTCCGATCCTGTCCGCCCGGCAAGCCGGACCTGACGATCCCTCCCGGCAAGGAGCACGATGA
- a CDS encoding O-antigen ligase family protein, whose protein sequence is MQRGETRAGWAGLLAFAFAFPFGVAGSLMIAPWVSLLAILAFPVHTSFWRPERPPWALFVAAGFLGWALISYLWSPHDDPGQIWRTGLGVPLYILFAIRVGQVDGPWQRRIEAAMLFAVIALGLFLFSETVFDGAATRGFKLGAEEHHDLSEFSIDVLVNRSLGHAAVPLLLLSMPVALISWREGGPVVGIVVMLLAGVAAFSFETQVNMVAFVLGSVAALLTAFWPRTMLASLFGLLAGGVIVLPLIMPGLIDVIPDSWRSALPASFEWRLQIWSYTGDLIREQPWFGYGLDASRPLNGEAEVFAFGELHSVEALPMHPHNATLHVWLETGAVGAALLAGVLVALGGRIAAAQQLSRLQAVGVAWVVVVYVSLIVFSYGVWQEWHQGTVALAATSVFFLAARKRARPISHA, encoded by the coding sequence ATGCAGCGTGGCGAAACCCGAGCGGGATGGGCAGGCCTGTTGGCCTTTGCCTTTGCCTTCCCGTTCGGGGTCGCCGGCAGCTTGATGATTGCGCCCTGGGTGTCGTTACTCGCGATCCTTGCCTTTCCGGTCCATACGTCCTTCTGGCGACCCGAACGGCCACCTTGGGCGCTGTTTGTTGCGGCCGGTTTCCTGGGCTGGGCCCTTATCAGCTATCTGTGGTCGCCGCACGATGATCCTGGCCAGATCTGGCGAACCGGGCTCGGCGTTCCGCTTTACATCCTGTTCGCGATCCGGGTCGGGCAGGTCGACGGGCCGTGGCAGCGTCGTATCGAAGCGGCCATGCTGTTCGCGGTGATCGCGTTGGGCCTGTTCCTGTTTTCCGAGACGGTGTTTGACGGAGCTGCAACACGCGGCTTCAAGCTGGGCGCCGAGGAGCATCACGACCTGTCCGAATTCAGCATCGACGTTCTCGTCAATCGCAGCCTGGGTCACGCTGCGGTACCGCTCCTGTTATTGAGCATGCCGGTCGCCCTGATCAGCTGGCGAGAGGGCGGGCCCGTTGTCGGAATTGTCGTGATGTTGCTGGCAGGCGTTGCCGCTTTCAGCTTCGAGACGCAAGTGAACATGGTCGCGTTCGTGCTGGGCTCGGTTGCAGCGTTGCTGACGGCGTTCTGGCCGCGGACGATGCTGGCCAGCCTGTTCGGTCTGCTGGCTGGCGGCGTCATCGTGCTGCCTCTCATCATGCCCGGCCTTATCGATGTGATACCTGACAGTTGGCGCTCTGCTCTGCCCGCATCGTTTGAGTGGCGGCTGCAGATATGGAGCTATACCGGTGATCTGATCCGCGAACAGCCGTGGTTCGGCTATGGCCTTGATGCTTCCCGGCCACTTAACGGGGAGGCCGAAGTGTTTGCGTTCGGCGAGTTGCATAGTGTCGAGGCCTTGCCGATGCACCCACACAATGCCACTCTGCACGTCTGGCTTGAGACCGGGGCGGTCGGAGCCGCGCTATTGGCTGGCGTACTTGTCGCTTTGGGGGGACGGATCGCCGCCGCACAACAGCTCTCGCGGTTGCAGGCTGTTGGCGTGGCCTGGGTGGTCGTGGTTTACGTGTCTCTGATAGTTTTCTCCTACGGGGTCTGGCAGGAATGGCACCAAGGGACAGTGGCGTTGGCAGCAACGAGCGTGTTCTTCCTCGCAGCCCGGAAACGGGCGCGACCGATCAGCCACGCCTGA
- the yidD gene encoding membrane protein insertion efficiency factor YidD, whose protein sequence is MRSRERKWGLESPVAGIMLIGLRAYQLTLSPVFYALGIRCRHEPTCSHYSMDAIRAQGPWRGGWLTLGRLGRCRPGGTFGVDPAPREQNEAPWWAVWRFRSKPGRMTDDRLPPADRADDKDM, encoded by the coding sequence ATGCGTTCACGCGAACGGAAATGGGGGCTGGAAAGCCCGGTTGCCGGCATCATGCTGATTGGACTTCGTGCCTATCAGCTGACCCTGTCACCGGTTTTTTATGCCCTTGGTATCCGCTGCCGGCATGAACCAACCTGCTCGCATTACTCCATGGACGCGATCCGCGCCCAAGGACCCTGGCGCGGCGGCTGGTTGACGCTGGGGCGGCTGGGCCGATGCCGGCCCGGCGGCACATTCGGTGTCGATCCGGCCCCGCGCGAACAAAATGAAGCGCCCTGGTGGGCGGTCTGGCGATTCAGATCGAAACCGGGACGCATGACGGATGACAGGCTTCCGCCGGCAGACCGCGCCGACGACAAGGACATGTGA
- a CDS encoding glycosyltransferase family 2 protein, whose translation MAPRDSGVGSNERVLPRSPETGATDQPRLSVVTVSWQTGPRLIEAVASILAAPGVDEFVLVNHGNPPELIQSLRAMAADKDNFVLVETGSNLGFARGCNIGAQRASGDVVLFLNPDAVLAKGVASRLKRSAGELGDSIWAVGARITNPDGSEQRGGRRGELTPRSAMIAFLGLDRFIPAFKGMHLEKEELPDEIVPVPVVSGAAMLMPRRGFLQMGGFDERYFLHVEDIDICRKVRECGGTVWFEPRASIVHYGGTSQSSPFFVETHKALGFIKYFWKYYPGALERLTTMAMIGPIFGAIWGRITMIQIRDQLRLVTRRRKAFARLRRLETHRARQQPDGRSSKATSSAPVSENRPL comes from the coding sequence ATGGCACCAAGGGACAGTGGCGTTGGCAGCAACGAGCGTGTTCTTCCTCGCAGCCCGGAAACGGGCGCGACCGATCAGCCACGCCTGAGTGTCGTCACTGTTTCATGGCAGACCGGCCCGCGCCTGATTGAGGCTGTTGCTTCAATCCTCGCAGCGCCGGGCGTTGATGAATTCGTTCTCGTCAATCACGGAAATCCGCCCGAACTGATCCAGTCCTTGCGCGCCATGGCCGCTGACAAGGATAATTTCGTGCTGGTCGAAACCGGATCGAATCTGGGTTTCGCTCGCGGCTGCAATATTGGTGCGCAACGGGCGAGCGGGGATGTCGTGCTATTCCTCAATCCCGACGCTGTGCTGGCCAAGGGCGTGGCAAGTCGACTGAAACGCTCGGCCGGTGAGCTCGGCGACAGCATCTGGGCGGTCGGCGCGCGGATCACCAATCCGGACGGCAGCGAGCAACGCGGTGGGCGCCGCGGAGAATTGACGCCGCGATCGGCAATGATCGCCTTTCTGGGGCTCGACCGCTTCATCCCGGCCTTCAAGGGGATGCATCTGGAAAAAGAAGAATTGCCCGACGAAATCGTGCCCGTTCCGGTCGTCTCCGGGGCTGCCATGCTGATGCCGCGGCGCGGATTCCTGCAGATGGGTGGCTTTGACGAGCGCTATTTCCTGCATGTCGAGGATATCGACATCTGCCGCAAGGTGCGCGAATGCGGTGGCACGGTGTGGTTCGAACCGCGGGCGTCGATCGTTCATTATGGCGGGACCAGCCAGTCCAGCCCCTTCTTCGTCGAGACCCACAAGGCGCTCGGCTTCATCAAGTATTTCTGGAAATACTATCCCGGCGCTCTCGAGCGGCTGACCACCATGGCGATGATCGGCCCGATTTTCGGAGCGATCTGGGGCCGGATCACCATGATCCAGATTCGCGACCAGCTCCGACTGGTCACCCGTCGCCGCAAGGCCTTTGCCCGCTTGCGCCGGCTTGAGACGCATCGCGCCAGGCAGCAGCCTGACGGTCGGTCATCAAAAGCGACTAGCTCGGCGCCGGTGTCGGAAAACCGCCCGCTCTAG
- the cysS gene encoding cysteine--tRNA ligase, with product MTSLTLFDTMARRKRDFEPTDPGRVTMYVCGPTVYSYAHIGNARPAVVFDTLFRVLRRLYGEDQVIYARNITDVDDKIIETARESGKPIEDITSHYADIYRADMGALGVTLPTIEPHATDHIPEMIGMVQNLVYSGHAYEADGHVLFDVSSYEKYGRLSNRDLDDMIAGARVEVASYKRSPADFVLWKPAKDDEPGWDSPWGRGRPGWHLECSAMSEKHLGKTIDIHGGGTDLVFPHHENEIAQSVCAHKGAPMANYWLHNGFLTMGTDKMSKSLGNVQLVHDLIKDYPGEVLRYALLTAHYRAPLTWTADLLAKTRRSLDRIYGVLRRLGEIEAAPSDVPPAFLEALHDDLNTPKALSELFQLAGNANKALSDVEKAQAKGELLAAAGMLGLGQADPDAWFGLTDLDPAERARIDDLIVRRQTAREEKDWPTADAVRDELNALKVQVDDGPEGSTWRKLD from the coding sequence ATGACTTCGCTCACCCTTTTCGACACGATGGCGCGCCGCAAGCGCGACTTCGAACCGACCGATCCTGGCCGGGTGACGATGTATGTCTGCGGACCGACCGTCTATTCCTACGCCCATATCGGCAATGCCCGCCCGGCGGTCGTCTTCGACACGCTGTTTCGCGTCCTTCGCCGCCTCTATGGCGAGGACCAGGTGATCTATGCCCGCAACATCACCGATGTCGACGACAAGATCATCGAGACGGCGCGTGAAAGCGGCAAGCCCATCGAGGACATCACCTCGCATTATGCCGACATCTACCGCGCCGATATGGGCGCGCTGGGCGTCACCCTGCCGACCATCGAGCCGCATGCCACCGACCACATCCCCGAAATGATCGGCATGGTGCAAAACCTCGTCTATAGCGGTCACGCCTACGAGGCCGACGGCCATGTCCTGTTCGACGTGTCGTCCTATGAGAAGTATGGCCGTCTCTCCAACCGTGACCTCGACGACATGATCGCCGGGGCGCGGGTTGAAGTGGCCAGCTACAAGCGCAGCCCGGCTGATTTCGTGCTGTGGAAACCGGCCAAGGATGACGAGCCGGGCTGGGACAGTCCCTGGGGTCGTGGCCGTCCGGGCTGGCACCTCGAATGCTCGGCCATGAGCGAGAAGCATCTGGGCAAGACGATCGACATCCATGGCGGCGGCACTGACCTGGTCTTCCCGCACCATGAGAACGAGATTGCCCAGTCGGTCTGCGCCCACAAGGGCGCGCCCATGGCCAATTACTGGCTGCACAATGGTTTTCTGACCATGGGCACCGACAAGATGTCCAAGTCGCTGGGCAATGTTCAGCTCGTCCACGATCTCATCAAGGACTATCCGGGTGAGGTGCTGCGCTATGCTTTGCTGACGGCGCATTACCGCGCGCCGCTGACCTGGACGGCAGACCTGCTGGCCAAGACGCGGCGCTCGCTCGACCGGATCTACGGCGTGCTGCGCCGCCTCGGCGAGATCGAAGCCGCGCCGAGCGATGTGCCGCCGGCTTTTCTCGAAGCGCTGCACGATGATCTCAACACGCCCAAGGCCCTGTCAGAGCTCTTCCAGCTCGCCGGCAATGCCAACAAGGCGTTGAGCGATGTCGAAAAGGCGCAGGCCAAGGGTGAGCTTCTTGCCGCAGCGGGCATGCTCGGTCTCGGTCAGGCCGATCCCGATGCCTGGTTCGGCCTGACCGATCTCGACCCGGCCGAACGGGCCAGGATCGATGATCTGATCGTGCGTCGCCAGACGGCGCGGGAAGAGAAGGACTGGCCGACCGCCGATGCCGTTCGCGACGAGCTCAATGCCTTGAAGGTCCAGGTCGATGATGGGCCGGAAGGCTCGACCTGGCGCAAGCTGGACTAG
- the ubiV gene encoding ubiquinone anaerobic biosynthesis protein UbiV codes for MTAPIELTLGPLFFNWPVQTLADFYARIADESVINRVYVGEVVCGKRSPLVESTLVDAAERLERAGKTAVWSTLCSPTNKRERSATASLSTFDAEIEVNDIGALAARNGRPFTAGPMLNIYNETALAALQDEGCTRWCPPVEMSLAAIRAVHAARPDMPIEVFGFGRLPLAHSGRCYHARFHSLNKDSCRYFCEEDPDGKTVSTVDGAPFLAFNGLQTLSDGVHLATTPSFDLRRVGIAAVRLSPHSVDMVRVAAAFRHFLDDQIAPLELKNSLKADVLDRPVINGYLGGRPGMEWSTQ; via the coding sequence ATGACCGCACCCATTGAACTCACGCTCGGCCCCCTGTTTTTCAATTGGCCGGTCCAGACCCTGGCCGATTTCTACGCGCGCATTGCCGACGAATCCGTCATCAATCGCGTGTACGTGGGCGAGGTTGTGTGCGGCAAGCGCAGCCCGCTCGTGGAATCCACCCTGGTGGATGCCGCGGAACGGCTGGAACGCGCCGGCAAAACAGCGGTCTGGTCGACGCTTTGCTCGCCGACCAACAAGCGCGAAAGAAGCGCCACCGCATCCCTGTCCACCTTTGACGCCGAAATCGAGGTAAACGATATCGGCGCGCTGGCCGCGAGAAATGGAAGGCCTTTCACAGCAGGCCCGATGCTCAACATCTACAACGAGACCGCCCTCGCTGCGCTGCAGGATGAAGGCTGTACACGTTGGTGCCCGCCGGTTGAAATGTCACTCGCTGCGATCCGCGCCGTCCATGCCGCCCGCCCGGACATGCCGATAGAGGTGTTCGGCTTTGGTCGATTGCCACTGGCACATTCCGGTCGCTGCTACCACGCGCGATTTCACAGCCTCAACAAGGACAGTTGCCGCTATTTCTGTGAAGAAGACCCGGACGGAAAAACTGTCAGCACTGTCGACGGCGCCCCGTTCCTTGCCTTTAACGGCTTGCAGACCCTGTCCGACGGCGTTCACCTGGCGACGACACCCTCGTTCGACCTGCGGCGCGTCGGCATCGCCGCGGTGCGTCTGTCACCACATTCGGTTGACATGGTTCGGGTCGCCGCAGCATTCCGGCATTTTCTAGACGATCAAATCGCTCCTTTGGAGCTCAAGAATTCGCTGAAAGCCGATGTACTCGACCGCCCCGTGATCAACGGATATCTCGGCGGGCGACCCGGGATGGAATGGTCGACGCAATGA
- a CDS encoding iron-sulfur cluster assembly scaffold protein, with the protein MSNDLYSNAVLRLAADIPRIGRLARPHASARKVSRLCGSEIEVDIAMAGTRVGDLALRVKACALGQASAAILGRHVIGASQKDLVMARDQLKAMLKQGKPAPKGRFAELALLESARAYPARHQSIMLAFEAVVDAAATATRGRAATPQNTPLTG; encoded by the coding sequence ATGAGCAATGATCTCTACTCCAACGCCGTCCTGCGGCTGGCTGCGGATATTCCGCGTATCGGGCGTCTCGCCCGGCCGCACGCGTCTGCCCGCAAGGTATCGCGGCTGTGCGGATCGGAGATCGAGGTTGATATCGCCATGGCCGGGACCCGGGTTGGTGACCTGGCGCTGCGTGTGAAGGCCTGTGCCCTGGGCCAGGCCTCCGCGGCCATTCTCGGTCGCCATGTGATCGGCGCGTCCCAGAAAGACCTCGTCATGGCCCGTGACCAGCTCAAGGCGATGTTGAAACAGGGCAAGCCGGCGCCAAAAGGGCGCTTCGCTGAACTGGCCCTGCTGGAAAGCGCGCGCGCCTATCCGGCCCGGCACCAGTCGATCATGCTGGCCTTTGAGGCTGTTGTTGACGCTGCGGCCACTGCGACGCGCGGCCGCGCGGCCACACCGCAAAACACCCCGCTGACTGGCTAG
- a CDS encoding hydroxymethylglutaryl-CoA lyase produces the protein MTRKIEIVEVGPRDGLQNDPAMMSTDTKIEFIERLVAAGVRRMEAASFVHPKLVPAMADSDAVMQRVPRQDGVKYIGLALNERGMRRALENGCDEVNYVMVASPGFGLKNQNATPDETADLFDRIAVLAHDEGVPVSVTVSVAFGDPFDGEVDANVVAQLAARAKAAGAVEFAMGDTIGVADPWAVRRMLDLVRAQSGDMKIRMHFHNTRNTAMANIYAAVEAGVDVIDASVGGIGGCPFAPAATGNVATEDVVYMLERGGFETGLDLGKLIETAKWLESDGLKHPVDSALSRAGGFPTPAPS, from the coding sequence ATGACCCGCAAGATTGAAATCGTTGAAGTCGGACCACGGGACGGGTTGCAGAATGATCCGGCGATGATGTCGACGGATACCAAGATCGAGTTCATCGAGCGTCTGGTCGCGGCCGGGGTGCGGCGCATGGAGGCGGCGAGCTTTGTCCATCCCAAGCTGGTTCCGGCGATGGCCGACAGTGATGCTGTGATGCAGCGCGTGCCGCGTCAGGACGGGGTGAAATATATCGGCCTGGCGCTCAATGAGCGCGGCATGCGGCGGGCGCTGGAGAACGGCTGTGACGAGGTCAATTACGTGATGGTCGCCTCGCCCGGCTTTGGTCTGAAGAACCAGAACGCCACGCCGGACGAGACCGCCGACCTGTTCGACCGGATTGCCGTGCTGGCCCATGATGAGGGTGTGCCGGTCTCGGTGACGGTATCGGTGGCCTTTGGCGACCCGTTTGACGGCGAGGTCGACGCCAATGTCGTGGCTCAACTCGCCGCCCGAGCAAAAGCGGCGGGCGCGGTCGAGTTCGCGATGGGCGACACGATCGGTGTGGCCGATCCTTGGGCGGTTCGCCGGATGCTGGACCTTGTTCGCGCGCAAAGCGGTGACATGAAAATCCGCATGCATTTCCACAACACGCGCAATACGGCCATGGCCAATATCTACGCTGCGGTGGAAGCCGGCGTCGATGTGATCGACGCCTCGGTCGGCGGCATTGGCGGCTGTCCGTTCGCCCCGGCGGCGACCGGCAATGTGGCGACCGAGGATGTGGTCTACATGCTCGAACGCGGCGGTTTCGAAACCGGGCTCGACCTCGGCAAGCTGATCGAAACGGCCAAATGGCTGGAAAGCGACGGGTTGAAACACCCGGTCGACAGCGCCCTGTCTAGAGCGGGCGGTTTTCCGACACCGGCGCCGAGCTAG